One genomic region from Anopheles bellator chromosome 2, idAnoBellAS_SP24_06.2, whole genome shotgun sequence encodes:
- the LOC131210597 gene encoding putative glutathione-specific gamma-glutamylcyclotransferase 2 — MEENKDQKDIWIFGYGSLVWKADFPFVEKRTGFIKGFLRRFFQNSTDHRGTSDKPGRVVTLIHSENTEAKVWGMGYRIAAKDKQHVLKHLDHREKNGYERYQVDFYPYPLDQNQLNEPQSILLYVATHENPSFAGQQDTLETIAQQILGAVGQSGRNPEYVYKLADAMRQLYPGEQDDHLFDLERLLLERDPVMLESERLKEIDVNRSELSKEG; from the exons ATGGAGGAGAACAAAGACCAGAAAGACATCTGGATCTTCGGATATGGGTCATTGGTGTGGAAAGCAGATTTTCCCTTCGTGGAAAAACGAACAGGTTTCATAAAAGGATTCCTGCGGCGGTTCTTTCAAAATAGTACTGATCACCGGGGAACATCTGATAAA CCCGGGCGAGTTGTTACTTTGATCCATTCGGAAAACACGGAAGCAAAAGTGTGGGGTATGGGTTACCGGATCGCGGCGAAGGATAAGCAACACGTACTGAAACATCTTGATCaccgggaaaaaaatggatacGAACGCTATCAGGTTGACTTTTATCCGTACCCCTTGGATCAGAATCAGTTGAACGAGCCTCAATCCATTCTGCTGTACGTAGCGACACACGAAAACCCATCTTTTGCCGGTCAGCAGGATACACTGGAAACGATCGCCCAGCAAATCCTAGGAGCGGTTGGCCAGAGTGGCAGGAATCCTGAGTACGTTTACAAGCTGGCCGATGCGATGCGTCAGCTGTATCCAGGCGAACAGGACGATCATTTGTTTGATCTAGAACGTTTGCTTTTGGAGCGCGATCCGGTGATGTTGGAGAGCGAAAGGCTGAAGGAAATCGACGTAAACCGATCGGAGCTCAGCAAGGAAGGATAA
- the LOC131207489 gene encoding putative glutathione-specific gamma-glutamylcyclotransferase 2 codes for MEHDSGQEQEDIWIFAFGSLLWKADSLLPYLEKQKGFVKGFQRRFFRSSVLHRGTPENPGRVVTLIYSGNPECKVYGVGYRIAVQDKHHVLEMLRCRETVGYERYRVEFYTYPSDSQQPNDPLPIQLFAVAADQLTFVGKDDTLETIAEQILGAAGESGTNPAYVYRLADAMRQLFPGEQDDHLFDLEKLLLSRDPQGEEYTKQ; via the exons ATGGAACACGATTCTGGCCAGGAGCAGGAGGACATTTGGATATTTGCATTCGGTTCGTTGTTGTGGAAAGCCGATTCTTTGCTTCCGTACTTGGAAAAACAGAAAGGGTTTGTAAAAGGTTTTCAGCGAAGGTTCTTTCGGAGCAGCGTACTTCATCGTGGAACCCCGGAGAAT CCAGGACGCGTTGTTACTTTGATTTATTCCGGGAACCCAGAATGTAAAGTGTACGGTGTGGGTTATCGGATCGCGGTGCAAGATAAGCACCACGTACTGGAGATGTTGAGATGCCGTGAAACGGTCGGCTACGAACGCTACCGTGTGGAATTTTACACTTATCCTTCGGACTCGCAACAACCCAACGATCCGCTGCCCATTCAGCTGTTTGCGGTAGCGGCGGACCAACTTACTTTTGTCGGTAAGGACGATACACTGGAAACGATTGCTGAGCAGATTCTTGGAGCTGCCGGGGAGAGTGGAACGAATCCTGCCTATGTCTACAGGCTGGCCGATGCGATGCGTCAACTGTTTCCAGGCGAACAGGACGATCATTTGTTCGATCTGGAAAAACTGCTTTTGAGTCGTGATCCGCAGGGGGAGGAATATACCAAACAGTAA
- the LOC131208605 gene encoding LOW QUALITY PROTEIN: HEAT repeat-containing protein 5B (The sequence of the model RefSeq protein was modified relative to this genomic sequence to represent the inferred CDS: inserted 1 base in 1 codon), which produces MELSHSLTLNEDALAQIPEQKRPVFIFEWLRFLDKVLVAAQKSDIKGCQKKLVEQLTQHIQGSPGPPTRKLIARCLATLFSVGDTFLLFETVNKCNDILKNKDDSPSYLPTRLAAICVVGCMYEKLGRMMGRSYEETVQILLKSLKNAESQSRIEIMITLEKVCAGMGSAIVNVHKDIYKAVRYCLTDRVMAVRVAASNCLLEMTKHAPFLYTSELESLASLCFRAFDSCNYEVRCAVAKLLGTLIACTQNGSLRNFSSMTASASSTKSLRPVSLDEALGVLMSGFLRGGVSFLKGTGEIIKGSSGVNREVRVGVTHAYVVFVQTMGGLWLERNLQPFLVHVLDLVANPKAASSHVDAVYSRKCINFILRSVIGKMLGEKAQSSACKELIHLIAKQMNSIDFNPENAKDSNQETLFSQHLLVCALQELGSLVLLLGTTAQNLLADHSLNFIDAICAVLIHPCMAARLAAAWCLRCVCVAVPSQITPLIDRFIEAIEKMRTSPDAISGYSGALAAVLGGVRHSPLGIPHTRGKVIFNTAEELLRTASQNSRLSLNRTQAGWLLIGAIMTLGVPVVKGLLPRMLLLWRNAFPRSTKELESEKARGDAFTWQVTLEGRAGALSVMHSFLLHCPELVTDDITRRLLTPIESALAMLINITSVLKNYGQHLKAPTAMVRLRLYETLALLPANALESSYTHLLRMLVSEFTLTENPANTTTSFLRQMCHGNDSIILGTWLQDTDHRTIEDQMEPNRKADGDYLQPNSAAGSGALEHDACCLYRAIAATEQCPGPLPLGVAVIDMSVTLFGLIFPKVANKHRLQMLEHFGECIKHAKSSRQEAVQMNIFTALLSGLKGLTETKAAIGQDDVRKSATNLIIGALTSSNPILRCAAGEALGRIAQVVGDSRITAELAQTSFDRLKSARDVVTRTGHSLALGCLHRYVGGMGSSQHLNTSVSILLALAQDGSSPVVQVWSLYALSLIADSGGPMFRGYVEPSLSLALKLLLTVPQSYVDVHQCIGRVLSALITTIGPELQGNSTSVCTARSSFLCAAAIMQAHSDPLVQAEATGCLQQLHLFAPRHVNLSTLVPNLCQNLSSNYLMLRKAAVSCLRQLTTREAKEVCEHAANLVSDEDRYALSDYGLPGVLFGMLDTESDSEMIRNIHDTITSMLQILAADNLSQWLSMCKNVLTVASDSSAPGEAVVGAAAGASGEGADHDDDDDDDDDDDDNIEFHAEDHQATHPAVQPRWPTRVFAAECVRKVIASCESAGANHFDLVSAKEQQMTKSRGDFLVLHLSDLIRMAFMAATSDSDQLRLEGLKTLQEVIDKFAHVPEPEFPGHLLLEQFQAQVGAALRPAFSQDTPSHVTAAACEVCSAWIGSGVARDLNDLRRVHQLLVSNLSKLNSRTNSTQLYNESMATLEKLSILKAWGQVYIMAMIGHGEAPASQMLKTLSNSIGLRSTTNLETXESRGESLLSLVQPELENLSKHWLAALKDYALLSLPAEYASQLPHDGGAFYTNDTMNLSKPHYLISWPAILYAAALWLKAEGFTQGEQKLSAEQADDRANANEISHGSLSADRFHLIFGICMEALCSTRTNEKLDCVIACLQSLYTIFDSTWSRSVLMRNETLPVELCNVLHRLILTRDSAEVQFLCIAILKQTITAANECLDRGKQEARTTANGGADDDTGSENGGEEGEILPGKSLVYAVLEVVLCLLARQIPAMNPSQSTRVANEQLQLKMAQAQHGLIKLSDDSSLLVANALQSLNELTKLCSPLGALSILPTVLYLTTGVIKEVASKSVHDESIIAGTTVVQAALQLLKTMATDRYAQHAQSADEWRKLLQSALGRIIDLTKTGCEETKLDEVTVMLAIAVFLLHSPAAVVSVPNLQYPCINHFRQCFQSGLPAVRLKCIQTIRSLFANCELKVSTPYIHALAPRLIEQLYSEQSRNPTNEHELALVLEGITTVETLIALAEPQNRKYAHRLSLMQGIQMLTLLVPILINYLDDSDKLQSVQQQQRTKSKYVTALNDHAIQWLMKIGPKYPQEFKTLMAQAPELRRKLEAAIKRNQLNASLQKSKSEAANAAARNSAAQQQKPTIQLKTDFSNFNLAS; this is translated from the exons ATGGAACTATCGCACAGCTTAACGCTTAACGAGGATGCTCTCGCCCAGATACCGGAACAGAAACGTCCGGTGTTTATCTTCGAGTGGTTGCGCTTCCTCGATaaggtgctggtggcggcccaAAAGTCCGACATTAAGGGTTGCCAGAAGAAGCTGGTAGAGCAGCTGACGCAGCACATTCAGGGTTCGCCTGGGCCGCCAACACGTAAACTGATCGCCAGATGCCTGGCCACGCTCTTCTCTGTCGGTGACACGTTTCTGCTGTTCGAAACGGTTAACAAGTGCAACGACATCCTAAAGAACAAGGACGATTCGCCCAGCTACCTACCGACGCGACTGGCCGCGATCTGCGTCGTCGGTTGTATGTACGAGAAGCTGGGCCGCATGATGGGCCGTTCGTACGAGGAAACGGTCCAGATACTGCTCAAGTCGCTAAAGAATGCCGAATCTCAGTCCCGTATTGAGATTATGATCACGTTGGAGAAAGTTTGTGCCGGCATGGGTTCGGCCATCGTGAACGTGCATAAGGACATCTACAAAGCGGTGCGCTACTGCTTGACCGATCGAGTGATGGCCGTCAGAGTGGCCGCTTCAAACTGTTTGCTGGAGATGACGAAACATGCCCCATTCCTGTACACGAGCGAGTTGGAAAGTTTGGCGTCTCTGTGTTTCCGGGCGTTCGACAGTTGCAACTACGAGGTTCGGTGCGCCGTGGCGAAGCTACTGGGGACGTTGATTGCCTGCACACAGAACGGAAGTTTGCGCAATTTTAGCAGCATGACCGCTTCGGCGTCGAGTACGAAATCCTTGCGACCGGTCTCGCTGGATGAAGCGCTTGGTGTGCTAATGTCCGGCTTTTTGCGTGGCGGTGTATCGTTCCTAAAAGGAACGGGAGAGATTATTAAAGGCAGTTCGGGAGTAAACCGTGAGGTGCGCGTCGGCGTAACGCACGCGTATGTCGTGTTTGTGCAGACAATGGGAGGGTTGTGGTTGGAGCGCAATCTGCAACCGTTTCTGGTGCACGTGCTTGACCTGGTAGCGAACCCGAAGGCGGCCTCTTCGCACGTGGATGCGGTTTACTCGCGCAAATGTATCAACTTTATCCTGCGCTCGGTAATCGGCAAGATGCTGGGCGAGAAAGCACAATCGTCCGCCTGCAAAGAGCTGATCCATCTGATCGCGAAGCAGATGAACTCGATCGACTTCAACCCGGAGAACGCTAAAGATTCTAATCAGGAGACGCTCTTCAGTCAGCATCTGCTCGTGTGCGCGCTGCAAGAACTTGGCAGCTTGGTGCTACTGTTAGGCACCACAGCCCAGAATTTGCTTGCCGATCATTCGCTCAACTTTATTGACGCCATCTGTGCCGTCCTCATACACCCGTGTATGGCAGCACGATTGGCGGCTGCATGGTGTTTGCGGTGTGTTTGCGTGGCCGTCCCAAGTCAAATTACGCCACTAATCGATCGGTTCATCGAAGCGATAGAGAAGATGCGCACATCGCCGGATGCCATTTCCGGGTACAGCGGCGCTCTGGCGGCAGTACTTGGCGGAGTGCGCCATTCACCGCTGGGGATACCGCATACCCGGGGAAAGGTCATCTTCAACACGGCGGAGGAACTGCTGCGAACAGCGAGTCAAAATAGTCGGCTGTCGTTGAATCGGACACAGGCCGGATGGCTGCTAATTGGTGCAATAATGACGCTCGGAGTACCGGTGGTGAAGGGTTTACTGCCGAGGATGTTGCTACTGTGGCGCAACGCTTTTCCTCGCTCGACCAAGGAACTTGAATCGGAGAAGGCACGCGGTGATGCGTTTACGTGGCAGGTTACGCTGGAGGGTCGAGCCGGTGCCTTGTCTGTGATGCACAGTTTTTTGCTTCACTGCCCCGAACTGGTAACCGACGACATAACGCGGCGTCTGTTAACACCTATCGAAAGCGCTCTTGCGATGCTTATCAA CATAACGTCGGTGTTAAAAAATTACGGCCAACATTTGAAGGCTCCGACGGCAATGGTACGCTTGCGGTTGTACGAAACTCTTGCCCTGCTGCCGGCAAACGCCCTCGAATCGTCCTATACCCATCTGTTGCGCATGTTGGTGTCAGAGTTTACCCTAACGGAGAATCCGGCCAATACTACCACTTCGTTCCTCCGCCAGATGTGCCACGGTAATGATTCGATCATTCTGGGAACCTGGCTGCAGGACACCGATCATCGCACGATCGAAGATCAG ATGGAACCGAACCGTAAGGCGGACGGTGACTAC TTGCAACCCAACAGTgcggccggttccggagcaCTTGAGCACGATGCTTGCTGCCTGTACCGTGCGATAGCGGCAACTGAACAGTGTCCGGGTCCACTACCGCTAGGGGTGGCCGTCATCGATATGTCTGTGACGTTGTTCGGGTTGATCTTCCCCAAGGTGGCCAACAAGCACCGACTGCAGATGCTGGAACACTTCGGGGAGTGCATTAAGCACGCGAAAAGCTCTCGGCAGGAGGCGGTACAAATGAACATCTTCACAGCGCTGCTGAGCGGTCTGAAGGGATTGACCGAAACGAAGGCAGCCATCGGGCAGGACGATGTTCGCAAGAGTGCCACGAACCTCATAATTGGTGCGCTGACGAGTTCGAATCCGATCTTGCGTTGTGCGGCGGGCGAAGCACTTGGTCGGATCGCGCAGGTGGTCGGCGATTCACGAATCACGGCCGAGCTGGCACAGACCAGTTTCGATCGGTTGAAATCAGCCCGCGATGTTGTTACACGAACCGGTCACTCGTTGGCGCTCGGCTGCTTGCATCGTTACGTTGGTGGCATGGGCTCGTCGCAGCATCTGAACACGAGCGTGTCTATTTTACTCGCACTGGCCCAGGATGGCAGTTCGCCCGTGGTGCAGGTGTGGTCACTGTACGCCCTTTCACTGATTGCCGACTCCGGTGGGCCAATGTTCCGCGGTTACGTAGAACCGTCCCTTTCGCTGGCGCTGAAGCTCCTGCTGACAGTTCCTCAGTCGTATGTGGACGTCCATCAGTGCATTGGGCGCGTGCTGAGTGCACTGATCACCACGATCGGTCCCGAACTGCAGGGCAACTCGACGTCCGTCTGTACTGCCCGTTCCTCGTTTCTCTGTGCTGCCGCAATCATGCAAGCGCACTCGGATCCGTTGGTGCAAGCGGAGGCTACGGGATGTCTCCAGCAATTGCATCTATTCGCACCGCGTCACGTCAACCTATCCACACTCGTTCCTAACCTGTGCCAGAATTTGAGCAGTAACTATCTGATGCTCCGGAAGGCGGCCGTTTCCTGTCTGCGCCAGTTAACGacgcgcgaagcgaaggaagtTTGCGAGCATGCGGCCAATCTGGTGAGCGACGAGGACCGGTACGCCCTATCCGATTACGGCCTGCCGGGTGTACTGTTCGGCATGTTGGACACTGAGAGCGACAGTGAGATGATTCGTAACATTCACGACACGATCACCTCGATGCTGCAGATCCTGGCGGCCGACAATCTGTCCCAGTGGTTGAGTATGTGCAAGAACGTGCTAACTGTCGCGTCCGACTCGTCGGCACCAGGGGAAGctgtggtcggtg CCGCGGCGGGTGCTTCTGGCGAAGGTGCCGatcacgatgacgacgacgatgatgacgatgacgatgatgacaaTATTGAGTTTCACGCAGAAGATCATCAAGCGACTCATCCGGCCGTACAGCCACGCTGGCCGACCCGAGTGTTTGCGGCCGAGTGCGTGAGGAAGGTGATCGCCAGCTGTGAGAGTGCCGGCGCGAATCACTTCGATCTGGTGAGTGCCAAGGAGCAGCAGATGACGAAATCACGGGGCGATTTCCTCGTGCTGCACCTTTCCGATCTGATCCGAATGGCGTTTATGGCGGCGACCAGCGACTCCGACCAGTTGCGGTTGGAGGGTCTTAAGACGCTCCAGGAAGTGATCGATAAGTTCGCACACGTCCCGGAGCCCGAGTTTCCGGGCCACTTACTGTTGGAGCAGTTTCAAGCACAGGTTGGTGCAGCTCTGCGCCCTGCCTTCTCACAGGACACCCCTTCGCACGTGACGGCGGCCGCGTGTGAGGTGTGCAGCGCGTGGATTGGTTCCGGAGTGGCACGCGATCTGAACGATTTGCGGCGCGTTCACCAGCTGCTCGTGTCGAATCTGAGCAAATTGAACAGCCGCACCAACAGTACGCAATTGTACAACGAAAGCATGGCCACGCTCGAGAAGCTGAGCATCCTGAAGGCCTGGGGCCAGGTGTACATTATGGCAATGATCGGCCATGGCGAAGCGCCAGCTAGTCAGATGCTCAAGACGCTCT CGAATTCAATCGGCTTACGTTCGACGACGAATTTGGAGA TTGAAAGTCGGGGAGAAAGCTTGCTGTCGCTCGTGCAACCGGAGCTTGAAAATCTGTCCAAGCATTGGCTGGCCGCTTTGAAGGACTATGCGTTGCTGTCGCTGCCGGCTGAGTATGCTAGTCAGTTGCCGCACGACGGTGGAGCATTCTACACGAACGACACAATGAACTTGTCGAAGCCGCACTACCTGATTTCCTGGCCCGCGATTCTGTATGCGGCCGCCCTCTGGCTGAAGGCCGAAGGTTTTACGCAAGGCGAACAGAAACTGTCTGCGGAGCAGGCGGACGATAGGGCCAACGCCAACGA GATATCGCACGGTAGCCTGAGTGCGGATCGGTTCCACCTGATCTTTGGCATTTGTATGGAGGCGCTGTGTAGTacccgaacgaacgagaagCTCGACTGTGTGATCGCCTGTCTGCAGTCGCTGTACACGATCTTCGACTCGACCTGGTCGCGGTCCGTGCTGATGCGCAACGAGACGCTTCCCGTGGAACTGTGCAACGTGCTGCATCGCCTCATACTAACGCGCGACAGTGCCGAAGTGCAGTTTCTGTGCATAGCGATCCTCAAGCAGACGATCACGGCCGCCAACGAATGTTTGGACCGGGGAAAGCAGGAAGCCAGAACAACCGCCAATGGTGGCGCGGACGATGACACAGGAAGTGAAAATG GAGGAGAAGAGGGCGAGATACTGCCAGGGAAATCGTTGGTCTATGCCGTGCTGGAAGTGGTGCTGTGCCTGTTGGCACGTCAAATTCCGGCCATGAATCCATCGCAAAGTACGCGTGTGGCAAACGAGCAGTTGCAGCTCAAAATGGCCCAAGCCCAGCACGGCCTGATCAAGCTGAGCGATGACAGTAGTCTGCTGGTAGCCAACGCTCTGCAAAGCTTGAACGAGCTCACGAAGCTCTGTTCACCGCTCGGTGCGCTCTCGATCCTGCCGACGGTCCTGTACCTAACGACTGGTGTCATCAAGGAAGTGGCCTCAAAGTCGGTCCACGATGAGTCAATTATTGCCGGCACGACGGTGGTGCAAGCGGCGCTACAGCTGCTGAAAACGATGGCCACTGATCGGTACGCGCAACACGCACAATCTGCTGACGAGTGGCGCAAGCTGCTACAGAGCGCACTCGGTCGTATCATCGATCTCACTAAGACAGGGTGCGAGGAGACGAAACTGGACGAAGTGACGGTGATGCTGGCGATCGCCGTCTTCCTGCTACACTCACCCGCAGCCGTCGTTTCGGTCCCGAATTTGCAGTATCCGTGCATCAACCACTTCCGCCAGTGCTTCCAAAGTGGCTTGCCGGCGGTGCGGCTAAAGTGCATTCAAACGATACGATCACTCTTTGCCAACTGCGAACTGAAGGTGTCCACACCGTACATTCATGCCCTGGCCCCACGCCTGATCGAGCAGCTTTACTCGGAGCAGAGCCGCAATCCGACCAACGAGCACGAactggcgctggtgctggagggCATCACAACTGTCGAAACGCTGATCGCGCTTGCTGAACCACAGAACCGTAAGTATGCCCATCGTCTCTCG TTAATGCAAG GGATACAAATGCTGACGCTGTTGGTACCGATCCTCATCAACTATCTGGACGATTCGGACAAGCTGCAGAgcgttcagcagcaacagcgtaCCAAATCGAAGTACGTGACCGCTTTGAACGATCACGCCATCCAGTGGCTGATGAAGATCGGCCCAAAGTATCCGCAAGAGTTCAAAACGCTCATGGCGCAGGCACCGGAACTACGTCGAAAACTCGAGGCCGCAATCAAGCGCAATCAGTTGAATGCGTCGCTACAAAAGAGCAAGAGTGAGGCAGCGAATGCGGCTGCCCGCAACAGTgccgcccagcagcagaagcctACGATACAACTGAAAACGGATTTCAGTAACTTCAACCTTGCCTCCTAG
- the LOC131209450 gene encoding enolase-phosphatase E1 produces the protein MPTQKKKGKKTKENKSEPTANIKQEPEELKPLAEYIEDRLQLIRQVFSCVKPKEIKYLLPDFLEGKSNDVIKERCLDELLGISTKRLRAIITNTKCPTDTESDSENSDVEKIEEHISLDEISSDSDDDTKRSKRSKIAENAKQTDARNGGGAKSEKEMTVLELLELQARARAIRSQLALEPITKIEIDSEHEEEHDHHGDVDTDDEVQQTTRKRVPLKMAAVEAPAAENGKQLKTENTSGGEQPRRVRLKRNFRIRQVGEDSDDDQESVKIVDAKSPEKTAEPEHEPEPQPCEEVKDVDTAPEKVETAPVPADAAESPKDKEEQPEGPQAETGEDATEKCTMETVEAVDERVDESNSREPDSASVPAVAVAVDATSPTDPNDGRESSPEVIPVEPSPETLCISSDSEEERLAKKRASIFVDNIEELDRQANEPPEENPVTEDTEPEEGEISEEDEEVLPAELEAAAGMPEKTTEEQEGSELQQPNDKSGTTDDKPTEDAVPGSTTNGDKESAVPETTETEIQLLSSGTEESGSESDDSSGSSSNEESEQENKNIEPPKVDPAVDDADIVEIHDSGDETLLLGDKPVEENPEEKSWNSRWLRSNRVAKVMAASRLGNKVREKLKKKKQIQQAEQQQKQEQATEAVEAAKQQPEAVPVVAEQPSNVEVGSVEHYRELVAQQESKD, from the exons ATGCCGacgcagaagaaaaaaggaaagaaaactaaaGAAAACAAGAGCGAACCGACAGCCAACATCAAGCAAGAACCGGAGGAGCTGAAACCCTTAGCTGAATACATCGAAGACCGTTTGCAACTTATCCGGCAAGTGTTTTCGTGCGTTAAACCGAAGGAAATCAAGTACCTCTTGCCGGATTTTCTGGAGGGAAAATCGAATGATGTTATCAAAGAACGATGCCTGGACGAGCTGCTCGGAATATCCACAAAGCGCTTACGCGCTATAATAACCAACACCAAGTGTCCCACGGACACAGAGTCAGATTCGGAAAACTCGGATGTGGAGAAAATCGAAG aaCACATATCGTTGGATGAAATTTCTTCCGACTCCGATGATGACACAAAACGTTCCAAACGCAGCAAAATCG CGGAAAATGCGAAACAAACGGATGCAAGAAATGGTGGCGGAGCAAAGA GTGAAAAGGAAATGACGGTGCTTGAGTTGCTGGAACTGCAAGCGCGCGCTCGTGCGATTCGCTCTCAGCTGGCGCTCGAACCAATAACCAAGATAGAAATTGATTCCGAACATGAGGAAGAGCACGATCACCATGGGGATGTCGACACAGACGATGAAGTACAGCAGACCACCCGCAAAAGGGTGCCCCTGAAGATGGCTGCCGTCGAAGCTCCAGcagcggaaaatggaaaacaactcaaaacagaaaatacaTCCGGAGGAGAACAACCTCGTAGAGTGCGCTTGAAAAGAAACTTCCGCATTCGTCAGGTTGGCGAGGATAGCGACGATGACCAGGAATCGGTGAAAATCGTAGATGCAAAATCACCGGAGAAAACTGCCGAACCCGAACACGAGCCCGAGCCCCAACCGTGTGAAGAAGTGAAGGATGTGGACACAGCACCGGAGAAGGTGGAAACTGCTCCAGTGCCAGCGGATGCTGCAGAGTCACCTAAAGACAAAGAGGAACAACCTGAAGGACCGCAAGCCGAAACCGGAGAAGATGCTACAGAAAAATGTACTATGGAAACGGTGGAGGCAGTTGATGAGCGTGTCGATGAAAGCAATTCAAGGGAGCCGGATTCCGCCTCTGTCCCTGCCGTGGCGGTTGCAGTCGATGCTACCAGCCCGACAGACCCTAACGACGGACGCGAAAGTTCCCCGGAGGTAATACCGGTGGAACCGAGCCCGGAAACGCTTTGTATTTCATCCGATTCGGAAGAGGAACGTTTAGCCAAAAAGCGGGCCTCGATATTTGTCGATAATATTGAAGAACTCGACCGCCAAGCGAATGAACCACCGGAGGAGAATCCCGTGACCGAAGACACCGAACCGGAGGAGGGTGAGATTTCcgaggaggacgaagaagTTCTACCAGCCGAACTGGAAGCAGCTGCAGGGATGCCAGAAAAGACGACCGAAGAACAGGAAGGTTCCGAGCTTCAGCAGCCAAACGACAAATCCGGAACAACAGATGATAAACCAACTGAAGACGCTGTACCCGGCAGCACCACAAATGGCGACAAGGAGTCGGCCGTCCCGGAgacgaccgagaccgagattCAATTGCTTTCCTCTGGCACCGAAGAGTCCGGTTCAGAAAGTGATGATTCGTCCGGTTCCTCCTCGAACGAAGAAAGCGAgcaggaaaataaaaacatcgaACCACCGAAAGTAGATCCGGCCGTGGACGACGCTGACATTGTGGAGATCCACGATTCGGGCGATGAAACCCTGCTGCTCGGCGATAAGCCGGTCGAAGAAAACCCGGAGGAGAAATCGTGGAATTCGCGCTGGTTGAGAAGCAATCGGGTGGCGAAAGTGATGGCTGCCTCCCGGTTAGGTAACAAGGTGCGAGaaaagttgaagaagaaaaagcagaTACAGCAGGCGGAACAGCAACAAAAGCAGGAACAGGCAACGGAAGCAGTCGAAGCAGCCAAGCAGCAACCGGAGGCAGTTCCCGTCGTTGCAGAGCAGCCGTCTAATGTTGAAGTCGGCTCGGTTGAGCATTACCGGGAGCTGGTGGCGCAACAGGAAAGCAAAGACTAA